In a genomic window of Acropora muricata isolate sample 2 chromosome 2, ASM3666990v1, whole genome shotgun sequence:
- the LOC136893995 gene encoding uncharacterized protein — MVKYNCCVPNCANSWRNSSGLKFHTIPKDKEVCKEYKRLIRNVNLKEDSTRTRICGAHFPKGERMSRNQLPTIFSWSSLKSPKKRRIIFKHDIDTNKRRKLIFDPPEENKPPEVDLSEIREVVNDLVNNVDKLLQDDLDVVDSSTTELQGKENDFEGSDQSATQVKMTHEIEELRKQVKCLKKELRQLKTKPKFDIDEHKDSDDDVAFFTGFPSYDVMLFCFNLLKDKAAVMSRANFDPNKRKPGTKKKLTLWEEFTLAPMRLRLGLLDKHLAERFRVAVSTVSSICRTWIRFMRAELESICMLTLAF; from the coding sequence ATGGTGAAGTATAATTGTTGTGTTCCTAACTGCGCTAATAGTTGGCGAAATTCTTCTGGTTTGAAATTCCATACGATTCCAAAAGATAAGGAAGTTTGTAAAGAATACAAGAGGCTGATTAGAAACGTAAATCTAAAAGAAGACTCAACAAGGACAAGGATATGTGGAGCTCATTTCCCGAAGGGAGAAAGAATGTCCAGAAATCAGCTTCCTACAATTTTTTCCTGGTCGAGTCTTAAGAGTCCAAAGAAGCGGAGGATTATCTTCAAGCATGATATAGACACGAACAAGAGGAGAAAGCTGATCTTTGATCCCCCAGAAGAAAATAAACCACCAGAAGTAGATTTATCCGAGATCAGGGAAGTGGTAAACGATCTTGTCAACAATGTTGATAAACTACTTCAAGACGACCTCGATGTGGTTGATAGTAGTACGACAGAGCTTCAGGGGAAAGAAAACGACTTCGAAGGTTCAGACCAAAGTGCCACTCAGGTTAAAATGACTCATGAAATAGAAGAATTGCGAAAACAAGTGAAGTGTTTGAAAAAAGAGCTTAGGCAGCttaaaacaaagccaaagtTTGACATAGACGAACACAAGGATAGTGACGATGATGTTGCATTCTTTACTGGATTTCCAAGTTATGATGTGATGCTGTTTTGCTTCAATTTGTTAAAGGACAAAGCAGCAGTTATGTCAAGAGCAAACTTTGATCCAAATAAACGTAAGCCAGGGACAAAGAAGAAGCTTACATTGTGGGAAGAGTTTACATTAGCGCCCATGAGACTCAGACTTGGACTATTAGACAAACATTTGGCAGAAAGATTTCGTGTTGCTGTGTCCACAGTTTCTAGCATTTGCAGAACATGGATCAGGTTTATGAGAGCAGAACTGGAATCCATATGCATGCTTACATTGGCCTTCTAA